The Limnothrix sp. FACHB-406 genome contains a region encoding:
- a CDS encoding pentapeptide repeat-containing protein, whose translation MINLRNLGIQSIGQNIGKNISKRLILVLGLALLWVLLGALPAQAMGNYSKTNQEGQNFAGENLVGAAFLATDLRDANLAGANLSNATLTQATLLRANLQGADLTGALIDRAVLERADLTQAIAREAIFTRSILADTAIEGADFTDALIDRYDVAQLCKVASGINQKTGVSTRESLGCD comes from the coding sequence ATGATCAATCTCCGAAACCTGGGAATCCAAAGCATCGGTCAAAACATTGGTAAAAACATCAGCAAACGATTAATCCTGGTGCTGGGGCTGGCCCTGTTGTGGGTTTTGTTGGGAGCCTTGCCCGCCCAAGCGATGGGCAACTACAGCAAAACCAACCAGGAAGGGCAGAATTTTGCCGGTGAAAACTTGGTGGGCGCAGCTTTTTTGGCCACCGATTTGCGCGATGCCAATCTGGCGGGAGCCAACTTGAGCAATGCCACCCTCACCCAAGCCACCTTGCTGCGAGCCAACCTGCAAGGTGCGGATTTAACGGGCGCTTTGATCGATCGCGCGGTGTTGGAACGGGCGGATTTAACCCAAGCGATCGCCCGTGAGGCAATTTTTACGCGCTCAATTTTGGCCGACACCGCGATCGAGGGAGCCGACTTCACCGATGCATTGATCGATCGGTACGACGTGGCCCAACTTTGCAAAGTCGCCAGCGGCATCAATCAAAAAACCGGTGTCAGCACCCGCGAAAGTTTAGGTTGTGATTAG
- a CDS encoding MotA/TolQ/ExbB proton channel family protein yields MSSVWQWFVAGGAVMVPLAGCAIATIALAVERGRFWWRLAQEQPLLIREALVLYGREPDTDRTLRLLRSAPEDWPIVQIFLAALTLDRPTPEEFRLALDSAAQAQLPQLKRFGTAFDTIVGIAPLLGLLGTVLGLMGSFAALRWDSIGSTGGPNGAGIGSGLSEALVSTATGLVVAIGALLVANVFRSLYRRQVAAIAQHCGQLELLYRHHWETNGGVPFDLS; encoded by the coding sequence ATGTCGTCGGTATGGCAATGGTTTGTGGCCGGTGGGGCGGTGATGGTTCCTTTGGCGGGTTGTGCGATCGCCACGATCGCCCTGGCGGTGGAGCGGGGCCGGTTTTGGTGGCGTTTGGCCCAGGAACAACCGCTCCTAATTCGGGAGGCGCTCGTGTTGTACGGGCGGGAACCCGATACCGATCGCACCCTGCGTTTGTTGCGATCGGCTCCAGAGGATTGGCCGATCGTGCAAATTTTCCTGGCGGCGCTCACGCTCGATCGCCCCACCCCCGAGGAGTTTCGATTAGCCCTTGACAGCGCCGCCCAAGCCCAACTGCCTCAACTCAAGCGGTTTGGTACGGCTTTCGACACGATCGTTGGCATTGCGCCCCTCTTGGGCCTGTTGGGCACGGTGTTGGGCTTGATGGGATCCTTTGCGGCCCTCCGCTGGGACAGCATCGGCTCCACGGGCGGCCCCAATGGCGCGGGTATCGGTTCGGGTCTGAGCGAGGCGTTGGTGTCCACGGCCACGGGCCTGGTGGTGGCGATCGGGGCGTTGCTGGTGGCGAATGTGTTTCGGAGTTTGTATCGGCGGCAGGTGGCGGCGATCGCCCAGCATTGCGGCCAGCTTGAATTGCTCTATCGTCATCATTGGGAAACCAATGGCGGGGTTCCCTTCGATTTAAGTTGA
- a CDS encoding TPM domain-containing protein — protein sequence MQQATQLVSRRWSQWLMATLGSLVLCAIAWIAAPAPAQAFDNPDLLPKEFTTVVDLANQLPSGQEQKLAQTLADFEAETGWKLRVLTQFDQTPGLAVKRFWDVDNKTLLVVADSRGGNLLNFNVGGDFYSVFPRTFWIELQTRYGNQFFVRENGENQAIVQSLESVMGCLRQGGCQFVPGLPQEQWILTLVTSVLGGVICGFAAHPRKAGEWISWQWALILSPLWGILFIAFGIGPVVTRTADWLPLVRNIAGFAIGALVAFLSPVFGRPPSEAET from the coding sequence ATGCAACAGGCAACACAACTGGTTTCCCGCCGCTGGTCGCAGTGGTTGATGGCCACGCTGGGATCGTTGGTGCTTTGTGCGATCGCCTGGATCGCCGCACCGGCCCCCGCCCAAGCCTTCGACAACCCCGACCTGCTGCCCAAGGAGTTCACCACCGTTGTGGACTTGGCCAACCAGTTGCCCAGTGGCCAAGAGCAAAAACTCGCCCAAACCCTGGCGGACTTCGAGGCGGAAACCGGCTGGAAATTGCGTGTTTTGACCCAATTTGACCAAACGCCCGGCCTGGCCGTGAAGCGGTTTTGGGATGTGGACAACAAGACCCTGCTGGTGGTGGCCGACTCCCGGGGGGGCAACTTGCTGAACTTCAATGTGGGTGGCGATTTTTATAGCGTCTTTCCGCGCACCTTTTGGATTGAGCTGCAAACCCGCTACGGTAACCAGTTCTTTGTGCGCGAAAACGGGGAAAATCAGGCGATCGTCCAATCCCTGGAATCGGTGATGGGTTGCCTGCGCCAAGGGGGCTGTCAGTTTGTGCCCGGTTTGCCCCAGGAGCAATGGATCCTAACCCTGGTGACTTCGGTGCTGGGCGGCGTGATTTGTGGTTTTGCGGCCCACCCGCGCAAGGCCGGCGAATGGATTTCCTGGCAATGGGCGCTGATTTTGTCGCCGCTGTGGGGCATTTTGTTCATTGCCTTTGGCATTGGCCCGGTGGTGACCCGCACGGCGGACTGGCTGCCCCTGGTGCGCAACATTGCCGGATTCGCGATCGGGGCGTTGGTGGCCTTCCTGTCGCCGGTCTTTGGTCGCCCCCCTTCAGAGGCCGAAACTTAG
- a CDS encoding precorrin-8X methylmutase, which translates to MEWHITDAQSLALIDRELGDRGDRSPAEYEMVRRVIYATADFDYASCLSFSERSLSAGAAALAARTTVIVDVPMVQVGIAPAIQATFANPVFCATEAIVRPQQALTKAAWGIQTLARRYPEAIFLVGESQTALLALIELIEAEEINPALVIATPAGFVEVDTTKARLRDAQVSHICVEGRKGSPIVAIAAMGGLVDLAWQAYGPRAKGR; encoded by the coding sequence ATGGAGTGGCATATCACGGACGCACAGAGCCTGGCTCTGATCGATCGGGAGTTGGGCGATCGGGGCGATCGTTCACCAGCAGAATACGAGATGGTGCGTCGGGTGATCTATGCCACCGCAGATTTTGACTATGCCAGTTGCCTGAGCTTTTCCGAGCGATCGCTCAGTGCGGGCGCGGCGGCCCTGGCGGCGCGGACAACGGTGATTGTGGATGTGCCGATGGTGCAGGTGGGGATTGCCCCTGCTATTCAGGCGACCTTTGCCAATCCGGTGTTTTGTGCCACGGAGGCGATCGTCCGGCCGCAACAGGCCCTGACCAAGGCCGCTTGGGGAATTCAAACCCTGGCCCGGCGTTACCCGGAGGCCATCTTTCTGGTGGGCGAGTCGCAAACGGCCCTGCTGGCACTAATTGAACTAATTGAGGCGGAAGAAATTAACCCGGCCCTGGTGATTGCCACCCCGGCCGGGTTTGTGGAAGTGGACACCACCAAGGCCCGATTGCGCGATGCCCAGGTGTCCCACATTTGCGTGGAAGGTCGCAAGGGCAGCCCAATCGTGGCGATCGCGGCCATGGGCGGGCTGGTGGATTTGGCTTGGCAGGCTTACGGGCCCAGGGCAAAGGGGCGCTAA
- a CDS encoding tetratricopeptide repeat protein: MSSSRSNFGETGDRGRAAVWVPALVVPLVAPLALAASPAQAVTRATTPVPCPVTEAGQPQATCASLAEPEAPIAAAEATDRADLTFATANISTGEAIGLERTLGGLSWLLIALGTAPLAMTAALWLGRRKVVNHLVQSVRRSLKDLGDLEARVKVARHRADRSLQDLQDQVERTKISAAALIHELETHVAAVKGTANQELTQFQERLASDRRVSRHQIAELEKEFISNMQILAGQADRQKAYIIQEFTQKAPQELLALIQPQIQQELRTLVEQLVSLQMQQMPMLAPTPLPANADNIADRAEQLFRNGDPEGALAEYDKAIEQQPDCYAAWWGKGVVLEALQRYPAAIAAYDRAVRLKPDSYESWHNRGLVLMRLGKFEEAATSYHQAIALNPNHPELWLHQGLILSKLQQTDQALKSYNQAISLNPDSHEAWYNRANALARLQRPQEALQAYDRAIELNGQNASAWHNRGIVLTQLGQFAAALSSYDQAIDLDRADPETWYSRGNVLVRLDCYPEAIESYNQAIALNPQHERAQRNHSLLSDRLAQEAAALQTG; this comes from the coding sequence ATGAGTTCTTCCCGCAGCAATTTTGGTGAAACGGGCGATCGGGGCCGGGCAGCGGTCTGGGTTCCGGCCCTGGTGGTTCCCTTGGTGGCTCCTCTGGCCTTGGCGGCCAGCCCCGCCCAAGCCGTGACCCGCGCCACAACCCCGGTTCCTTGCCCTGTGACCGAAGCGGGCCAACCCCAGGCCACCTGTGCCAGCTTGGCGGAACCCGAAGCCCCGATCGCCGCCGCCGAGGCCACCGACCGCGCCGATCTGACCTTTGCCACCGCCAACATCAGCACCGGGGAAGCGATCGGCCTGGAGCGCACCCTTGGGGGCCTCAGTTGGTTGCTGATTGCTTTGGGAACGGCGCCCTTGGCCATGACGGCGGCCCTCTGGTTGGGGCGACGCAAGGTGGTGAATCATTTGGTGCAGTCGGTGCGCCGCAGCCTGAAGGATTTGGGCGATTTGGAAGCCCGGGTGAAGGTGGCTCGCCATCGGGCCGATCGCAGCCTGCAAGACCTGCAAGACCAGGTGGAACGCACCAAAATCTCGGCCGCCGCGTTGATTCATGAGCTGGAAACCCATGTGGCCGCCGTCAAGGGAACTGCCAACCAGGAACTAACCCAGTTTCAAGAACGGTTGGCCAGTGATCGCCGGGTTTCGCGTCACCAAATTGCGGAACTGGAGAAGGAATTTATTTCAAATATGCAAATTTTGGCGGGTCAAGCCGATCGCCAAAAGGCCTACATCATCCAAGAATTTACGCAAAAAGCGCCTCAAGAATTGCTGGCTTTGATTCAGCCGCAAATTCAGCAGGAATTGCGCACTTTGGTGGAGCAGTTGGTGTCTTTGCAGATGCAACAGATGCCGATGTTGGCTCCCACGCCGTTGCCCGCGAATGCCGATAATATTGCCGATCGGGCTGAACAACTGTTCCGTAACGGTGATCCGGAAGGGGCCTTGGCGGAATATGACAAGGCGATCGAGCAACAGCCGGACTGCTACGCCGCTTGGTGGGGAAAAGGGGTGGTTTTGGAAGCATTGCAGCGCTATCCAGCCGCGATCGCTGCCTACGATCGAGCCGTGCGCCTGAAGCCCGACAGCTACGAAAGTTGGCACAATCGCGGGCTGGTGCTGATGCGGCTGGGCAAATTTGAAGAAGCCGCCACCTCCTACCACCAGGCGATCGCCCTGAATCCCAATCACCCGGAACTGTGGCTGCATCAGGGATTAATCCTCAGTAAGTTGCAGCAAACCGATCAGGCCCTCAAGTCCTATAACCAAGCGATTTCCCTGAATCCCGATAGCCACGAAGCTTGGTATAACCGGGCCAATGCCTTGGCGCGGCTGCAACGGCCCCAAGAGGCCCTGCAAGCCTACGATCGGGCGATCGAGCTAAACGGTCAAAACGCCAGCGCCTGGCACAATCGCGGCATTGTGCTCACCCAGTTGGGCCAGTTTGCCGCCGCCCTCAGCAGCTATGACCAGGCGATCGACCTCGATCGCGCCGACCCGGAAACTTGGTACAGCCGGGGCAATGTGCTGGTGCGGTTAGACTGCTACCCCGAGGCGATCGAGTCCTATAACCAGGCGATCGCCCTCAATCCGCAGCATGAGCGGGCCCAGCGGAACCACAGCCTGCTGAGCGATCGCTTGGCCCAAGAGGCCGCCGCCCTGCAAACCGGTTAG
- a CDS encoding site-2 protease family protein translates to MIVWLVLIGIVAYFIVRQSVSGITRASVWVLWLVMMAPALIWTAWTLANGPGQPVPPWLALPPFIACPLIYVWLVQQGRSARPQQPTNGDLESPISVLADPSSPAEALALAQALGSAKISPRLLDRTEEASLQDCFPWSVFYLSSVEHRPQAALCYGQLRAEPALAYRTVCDKIRQKFSDRFLVIFQEGQNGKPFFALVPNPQRTPLGQALSKEPPLWKQVVWSVGLLGLSLLSMTLMGAEMLRNPKLDLVRDWAFIQSGAPYAIGLLLVLGAHELGHYWAAKRHRVSVSLPLFIPIPALLGTLGAFTPLRSPMPHRRAMFDVGFWGAIGGLLVALPLLVWGLAHSTVVNPLPGSGLLNWRSIDPSYSIALTLISKATLGAALTPGKAIALHPIALAGYIGLWLGAFHLLPLGSLDGGRIVRAMLGTQGAMLVGHITRFAVLALALARSEFLALALLVFFLPAISQPALDDVTPLDDRRDGLGFLALALLVLVVLPAPRLLLSWLS, encoded by the coding sequence ATGATTGTTTGGCTAGTGTTGATCGGCATCGTCGCATATTTTATTGTCCGCCAGAGCGTTAGCGGCATCACACGCGCCTCCGTGTGGGTGTTGTGGTTGGTGATGATGGCTCCGGCCTTGATTTGGACGGCTTGGACGCTGGCCAATGGCCCCGGCCAGCCCGTGCCGCCCTGGTTGGCCCTGCCGCCGTTTATTGCCTGTCCGTTGATTTATGTGTGGTTGGTGCAACAGGGGCGATCGGCCCGGCCCCAACAGCCCACCAATGGGGATTTGGAATCCCCCATTTCGGTGCTGGCGGATCCCAGCAGTCCCGCCGAAGCCCTGGCCCTGGCCCAAGCCCTTGGCTCTGCCAAAATTTCGCCCCGCCTGCTCGATCGCACCGAAGAAGCCAGCCTGCAAGATTGCTTTCCCTGGTCGGTGTTTTACCTCAGCAGCGTGGAACATCGTCCCCAAGCGGCCCTCTGCTATGGGCAATTGCGAGCGGAACCGGCCCTGGCTTACCGGACGGTTTGCGACAAAATTCGCCAAAAGTTTAGCGATCGATTCCTGGTGATTTTCCAAGAAGGGCAAAACGGTAAGCCCTTCTTTGCCCTGGTTCCGAATCCTCAGCGCACGCCCTTGGGCCAGGCCCTGAGCAAAGAACCGCCCCTCTGGAAACAGGTGGTTTGGTCGGTGGGGTTGCTGGGGTTGTCGCTGCTGTCCATGACCCTGATGGGGGCGGAGATGCTGCGGAACCCGAAGCTAGATTTGGTGCGAGATTGGGCCTTTATTCAGTCCGGTGCGCCCTACGCGATCGGGTTGTTGTTGGTTTTGGGGGCCCATGAACTGGGGCACTACTGGGCCGCTAAGCGCCATCGGGTGTCTGTTTCGTTGCCGTTGTTTATTCCGATTCCCGCCCTGCTGGGAACCTTGGGCGCGTTCACGCCCCTGCGATCGCCCATGCCCCACCGCCGCGCCATGTTTGATGTGGGCTTTTGGGGGGCGATCGGGGGGCTGTTGGTGGCCCTGCCCCTGTTGGTTTGGGGGTTAGCCCACTCCACGGTGGTGAATCCTTTGCCCGGCTCGGGGTTGCTGAATTGGCGCTCGATCGACCCTAGCTACTCCATCGCCCTGACCCTAATTAGCAAAGCCACCCTCGGCGCGGCCCTCACGCCCGGCAAGGCGATCGCCCTCCACCCGATCGCCCTGGCGGGCTACATTGGCCTTTGGTTAGGGGCCTTTCACCTGTTGCCCCTCGGTTCCTTGGATGGGGGGCGCATTGTTCGCGCCATGTTGGGAACCCAAGGAGCCATGCTGGTGGGACACATCACCCGGTTTGCCGTGTTGGCCCTGGCCTTGGCCCGCAGCGAATTCCTGGCGCTGGCCCTGTTGGTCTTCTTTTTGCCTGCCATTAGCCAACCGGCCTTGGATGATGTGACCCCGCTGGACGATCGACGGGATGGATTGGGCTTTTTGGCCTTGGCATTGTTGGTATTGGTGGTGCTGCCTGCGCCGCGTTTGTTGTTGAGTTGGTTGAGCTAA
- a CDS encoding MBL fold metallo-hydrolase — protein sequence MRALHRAFSNPATTLEEGEPAAQSAAARCELVVQEQEAYLLPNLPVTTFREEVILSPELRVIWTPGHTPGSACVWLDRAGGILFSGRHLLPTPQGELMPLKTAKTFHWFRQLRSVQALIDRFSPVNLAHCCPGASVGFLRGALSVDRAYERLTTLNLAAAKLDPVALQSPSLSETPDQ from the coding sequence GTGCGGGCCTTGCATCGGGCCTTCAGCAATCCGGCCACAACCCTTGAGGAGGGCGAGCCGGCCGCCCAGTCCGCGGCCGCCCGCTGCGAATTGGTGGTGCAAGAACAGGAGGCCTATCTGCTGCCCAATTTGCCGGTGACCACGTTTCGGGAAGAAGTGATCCTGAGTCCAGAACTGCGCGTGATTTGGACCCCGGGCCACACGCCCGGCTCGGCCTGCGTTTGGCTCGATCGGGCGGGGGGCATTTTGTTTAGTGGTCGTCATCTGTTGCCCACGCCCCAGGGGGAGTTGATGCCCCTCAAAACCGCCAAAACCTTCCATTGGTTCCGTCAATTGCGATCGGTTCAGGCCTTGATCGATCGCTTTTCGCCGGTCAACCTGGCCCATTGCTGCCCGGGGGCCAGTGTGGGCTTTTTGCGCGGGGCCCTGTCGGTCGATCGCGCCTATGAGCGGCTCACGACCTTGAACTTGGCGGCCGCTAAGCTGGATCCGGTTGCGCTTCAGTCGCCGAGCCTGAGCGAAACACCTGACCAATGA
- a CDS encoding ATP-binding cassette domain-containing protein translates to MGMLVAEGLQKSYQVALKAPGLQGTIAHFWRRRYRTIEAVKSVSFSIAPGEVVGFLGANGAGKTTTLKMLAGLIYPSGGRVRVAGHEPFARESAFLHQIALVMGQKQQLIWDLPAWDSLRINGAVYGLSDRELTQRVGELSELLALESKLTQPVRKLSLGERMKAELLAALLHRPAVLFLDEPTLGLDVNAQANLRDFLREYNERYGATILLTSHYMGDITALCDRVLLIHEGSSIYDGSLSGLVDRFAPYREVRLELAQPMTTAQLQDFGEVVAIEGRSVQLLVRREVLTPTIARLLEQLPVQDLSVTEPPIEDIIGQVFRSGSATEAQPDPA, encoded by the coding sequence ATGGGGATGTTGGTAGCAGAGGGGCTGCAAAAGTCCTATCAAGTGGCCCTGAAAGCGCCGGGGCTGCAAGGGACGATCGCCCACTTTTGGCGACGACGCTACCGAACGATCGAGGCGGTGAAGTCCGTGTCGTTTTCGATCGCCCCCGGCGAGGTGGTGGGTTTTTTGGGGGCCAATGGGGCCGGCAAAACCACCACATTGAAAATGCTGGCGGGTTTGATTTATCCCTCCGGCGGTCGGGTGCGGGTGGCGGGCCATGAACCCTTTGCCAGAGAGTCGGCGTTCTTACATCAAATTGCCCTGGTCATGGGGCAAAAGCAACAATTAATTTGGGATTTGCCCGCCTGGGATTCATTGCGGATTAATGGGGCGGTGTATGGCCTGAGCGATCGGGAACTGACCCAGCGGGTGGGCGAGCTGAGCGAACTGTTGGCGCTGGAGTCCAAACTGACGCAGCCGGTGCGTAAGCTGTCTTTGGGCGAGCGGATGAAGGCGGAGTTGCTGGCGGCGTTGCTCCATCGGCCGGCGGTGTTGTTTTTGGATGAGCCGACCTTGGGGCTGGATGTGAACGCCCAGGCCAACTTGCGGGATTTCTTGCGGGAATATAACGAGCGCTATGGGGCGACGATTTTGCTTACGTCCCACTACATGGGCGACATCACGGCCCTATGCGATCGGGTGTTGTTGATCCATGAGGGGTCGTCGATCTATGACGGCAGCCTCTCGGGGTTGGTCGATCGATTCGCGCCCTATCGGGAAGTGCGGTTAGAGTTGGCCCAACCGATGACAACGGCCCAACTTCAGGATTTTGGGGAGGTGGTGGCGATCGAGGGGCGATCGGTGCAACTGTTGGTGCGACGAGAGGTGCTGACCCCAACGATCGCTCGCCTGCTGGAGCAGTTGCCGGTGCAAGACCTGAGCGTGACGGAACCCCCGATCGAAGACATCATTGGTCAGGTGTTTCGCTCAGGCTCGGCGACTGAAGCGCAACCGGATCCAGCTTAG
- a CDS encoding glutamyl-tRNA reductase gives MNIAVIGLSHKTAPVEVREKLSIPEPQVEAAIASLRSCSHVEEVAILSTCNRLELYCVLSEVDRGVQEVVEILAERSKLPLEALRHHLFVLLRQDAVMHLMRVAAGLDSLVLGEGQILSQVKNAYKLGQDYKGIARILNRLLKQAITAGKRVRTETSIGTGAVSISSAAVELAQLKVPDLSPCRVAIVGAGKMSRLLVQHLLSKGATQISIVNRSLERAEELARRFPDAKLNLHPLPSMMSTIAASDLVFTSTSATEPILDRAKLEAILPEHRSLMLFDISVPRNIASDVNELPGVQAFDVDDLKEVVAQNHESRRKMAIEAEALLDEEAEAFEAWLQSLDTVSTIDSLRRKVETIRTQELEKALSRLGSEFAEKHQETIEALTRGIVNKILHDPMVQLRAQQDIEARQQAMQTLQVLFNLETADSAA, from the coding sequence ATGAATATTGCTGTGATCGGACTGAGCCACAAGACGGCTCCGGTTGAAGTGCGCGAAAAATTGAGCATTCCCGAACCACAGGTCGAGGCAGCAATCGCCAGCTTAAGGAGTTGCTCCCATGTGGAAGAAGTGGCGATCCTCAGCACCTGCAACCGACTAGAACTCTATTGCGTTCTGAGTGAGGTCGATCGCGGCGTGCAGGAAGTGGTTGAAATTTTGGCAGAGCGCAGTAAGCTGCCCTTGGAAGCCTTGCGCCACCACCTGTTTGTTCTGTTGCGCCAGGATGCGGTGATGCACCTGATGCGGGTGGCGGCTGGCTTGGATAGCTTGGTGCTCGGTGAAGGTCAGATCCTCTCGCAGGTGAAAAACGCCTATAAACTCGGTCAAGACTACAAGGGAATTGCCCGCATCTTGAATCGATTGCTGAAACAGGCAATCACCGCCGGTAAGCGCGTCCGCACTGAAACCAGCATCGGCACGGGAGCCGTGTCCATCAGTTCCGCCGCAGTGGAATTGGCGCAACTGAAAGTGCCGGATTTGTCGCCCTGTCGCGTGGCCATTGTTGGGGCCGGCAAAATGTCTCGCCTGCTGGTGCAACATTTGCTGTCCAAGGGCGCAACCCAAATTTCGATCGTCAACCGATCGCTCGAACGGGCAGAAGAACTGGCTCGCCGTTTTCCGGATGCGAAGTTGAATCTGCACCCCCTGCCAAGCATGATGAGCACGATCGCCGCTTCAGACCTCGTGTTCACCAGCACCTCCGCCACGGAACCCATTCTCGATCGCGCCAAGCTGGAAGCCATCTTGCCCGAACATCGATCGCTGATGCTCTTTGATATTTCCGTGCCCCGAAACATTGCCAGTGATGTGAATGAATTGCCCGGCGTGCAGGCCTTTGACGTGGACGACTTGAAAGAAGTGGTGGCCCAAAACCACGAAAGCCGCCGCAAAATGGCGATCGAAGCCGAAGCCCTGCTTGACGAAGAAGCCGAAGCCTTTGAAGCCTGGTTGCAATCCCTAGACACCGTTTCCACCATCGACAGCCTGCGCCGCAAAGTCGAAACCATCCGCACCCAAGAACTCGAAAAAGCCCTGTCTCGCCTGGGATCAGAATTTGCCGAAAAGCACCAGGAAACGATCGAAGCCCTCACCCGTGGCATCGTCAACAAAATTCTGCACGATCCCATGGTGCAACTGCGGGCCCAGCAAGACATTGAAGCCCGCCAGCAGGCCATGCAAACCCTGCAAGTGCTGTTCAATCTAGAAACCGCCGACAGTGCCGCCTAG
- the glpX gene encoding class II fructose-bisphosphatase yields the protein METTLGLEIIEVVEQAAIASARWMGKGEKNTADEVAVEAMRERMNKIHMRGRIVIGEGERDDAPMLYIGEEVGICATPDGAQSCNPDELVEIDIAVDPCEGTNLVAYGQNGSMAVLAIADKGGLFAAPDFYMKKLAAPPAAKGKVDINKSATENLKILSECLHRSIEELVVIVMDRPRHKDLIAEIREAGARVRLISDGDVSAAICCAFSGTNVHALMGIGAAPEGVISAAAMRCVDGHFQGQLIYDPEIVKTGLIGESKEKNLERLASMGITDPDRVYNADELASGENVLFAACGITPGVLMEGVRFFGGGARTQSLVISSQSRTVRFVDTIHQFGKPSVLQLK from the coding sequence GTGGAAACTACCCTCGGTTTAGAAATTATTGAGGTCGTCGAACAAGCAGCAATTGCGTCTGCTCGTTGGATGGGCAAAGGTGAAAAGAACACCGCTGACGAAGTGGCTGTGGAAGCCATGCGGGAGCGGATGAATAAGATTCATATGCGCGGCCGCATTGTGATTGGTGAGGGCGAGCGCGATGATGCGCCTATGCTCTACATCGGTGAAGAAGTGGGGATCTGCGCAACGCCCGACGGTGCCCAGAGCTGCAACCCTGACGAGTTGGTAGAAATTGACATTGCTGTTGACCCCTGCGAGGGTACGAACTTGGTGGCCTATGGCCAAAACGGTTCGATGGCGGTGTTGGCGATCGCCGATAAGGGCGGTCTGTTTGCGGCTCCCGACTTCTACATGAAGAAGTTGGCAGCGCCTCCGGCAGCCAAGGGCAAGGTGGACATTAACAAGTCGGCCACCGAAAACCTGAAGATCCTGTCGGAATGTTTGCACCGCTCGATCGAGGAGTTGGTGGTGATCGTGATGGATCGCCCCCGGCACAAGGATCTGATTGCTGAAATCCGGGAAGCCGGTGCGCGCGTTCGGTTGATCAGTGATGGCGACGTGTCGGCCGCTATCTGCTGTGCCTTCTCCGGGACGAACGTCCATGCCCTGATGGGGATTGGGGCAGCTCCTGAGGGTGTGATTTCCGCCGCCGCCATGCGCTGCGTTGATGGTCACTTCCAAGGCCAACTGATTTACGATCCCGAAATCGTGAAGACCGGCCTAATTGGCGAAAGCAAGGAGAAAAACCTGGAGCGCCTGGCCAGCATGGGCATCACCGATCCTGATCGGGTGTACAACGCTGACGAGTTGGCTTCGGGCGAAAACGTCCTCTTCGCCGCCTGCGGGATCACCCCCGGTGTGCTGATGGAAGGCGTGCGCTTCTTTGGCGGTGGTGCGCGGACTCAAAGCTTGGTCATCTCCAGCCAGTCCCGCACGGTGCGCTTTGTGGACACCATTCACCAATTCGGTAAGCCCTCGGTTCTGCAACTGAAGTAA